Part of the Paenibacillus terrae HPL-003 genome is shown below.
GGATCATTTTATCCAAGGAGGATGGAGATGCGGCTTGGTCCATTATTGATTTTACGGACTATACCCGCAGTCCGGTTCCGAAGTTACCATACAACCTGGATTTGAAAACGGATGTAAGCTATGTCACCGGAAGGAACTTCAAGCTAAATCCTACGGCTCCGTTAACAGCAGATGAAATCCAGCGCGTAAAGGATCGTTTGAAGGAGATTTACTTCGCAGAAGAAGTAAAGTATCAGTAAGTGATTGGAATGACAGGATTTTTTAAGATTTGAGAAGCCTTATGAAAAAAGGGGTGTCCCAAAAGCCATGGAAATGGCTAGGGGACGCCCCTTTGCTTTAGAGAAGGTTATTCGTTGGTGGTTAGACCCATTCAATAACCTGATCTACAGGCCGCCGGGTTTTTCCGCGCGGCTCATTCAGACGGTATCCAAAAGCCACCATGCAGGAAATGCCGAAATGCTCGGCATCCATGATGCCTTCTTCAGAGAGGATGCGATCGATTTCCTGTTTATTAAAGCCTTCAATCGGACAGGAGTCAATTCCGATTTGAGCTGCGGCTGTCATCATATTGCCCAATGCGATGTAGGTTTGTCGGCAGGCCCACTCGAACATAGCTCTTTCATTGTCTTCCAGTCTAAAATCTGATTTCAGGAAGGCGTCATATACTTTCTCTTTGCCTTGCATAACTTCAGCAGGTAATTGCTGCACGTTTTCCATCATGTCCTTGATGTAATCGGATGAGGCTGCCATATCTTTAGGCAGTCTGGTGAGGA
Proteins encoded:
- a CDS encoding NAD(P)H-dependent oxidoreductase produces the protein METLTATKHQILSAYQFRHATKEFDSHKKISDSDFDFILETGRLSPSSFGFEPWKFVVIQSNAMREKLLPYSWGAKKQLPTASHFVLILTRLPKDMAASSDYIKDMMENVQQLPAEVMQGKEKVYDAFLKSDFRLEDNERAMFEWACRQTYIALGNMMTAAAQIGIDSCPIEGFNKQEIDRILSEEGIMDAEHFGISCMVAFGYRLNEPRGKTRRPVDQVIEWV